In one Streptomyces sp. NBC_01288 genomic region, the following are encoded:
- a CDS encoding ATP-binding protein encodes MFETVLVANRGEIAVRVIRTLRSLGVRSVAVFSDADADARHVREADTAVRLGPAPAAESYLSVERLLEAAARSGAQAVHPGYGFLAENAAFARACADAGLVFIGPPADAIALMGDKIRAKETVEAAGVPVVPGGRDPELAKAAHELGAPVLLKPSAGGGGKGMRLVRDLTVLEEEIAAARREARASFGDDTLLVERWVDRPRHIEIQILADGHGNVVHLGERECSLQRRHQKVVEEAPSVLLDSATRAAMGEAAVQAARSCGYAGAGTVEFIVPGNDPSSYYFMEMNTRLQVEHPVTELVTGLDLVEWQLRVAAGERLPFAQDDITLTGHAIEARICAETVSVKEGARGFLPSGGTVLKLNEPSGDGIRTDSGLSEGTEVGSLYDPMLSKVIAYGPDRATALRKLRAALADTVTLGVPTNAGFLRRLLAHPAVVAGELDTGLVEREADGLVPGEVPVEVYAAAALLRHAALSPARGSGWADPFAATDGWRLGGERAWTAHPLQVPGHDPVTVRVRRTPEGGTELLPDGAEKPLDGSGRSGPDGRFVLRLDGLVHTFTALPDGTWLGRDGDAWQVRDHDPVAASLSGADRSGAGSLTAPMPGTVTVVKVAVGDQVAAGQSLLVVEAMKMEHVVSAPHAGTVAELDVTPGATVAMDQVLAVVTPAEEDQ; translated from the coding sequence ATGTTCGAGACGGTCCTCGTGGCCAACCGGGGCGAGATCGCGGTCCGCGTCATCCGCACCCTGCGCTCGCTCGGCGTGCGCTCGGTGGCCGTCTTCTCCGACGCCGACGCGGACGCCCGGCACGTCCGCGAGGCCGACACGGCGGTACGGCTCGGCCCGGCACCGGCCGCCGAGAGCTACCTGTCCGTGGAGCGACTCCTGGAGGCGGCGGCCCGCTCCGGCGCACAGGCCGTGCACCCGGGCTACGGCTTCCTCGCCGAGAACGCGGCCTTCGCGCGCGCGTGCGCCGACGCCGGGCTGGTCTTCATCGGTCCCCCGGCCGACGCGATCGCCCTCATGGGCGACAAGATCCGCGCCAAGGAGACGGTGGAGGCGGCCGGGGTCCCGGTCGTCCCCGGCGGCCGTGACCCCGAACTGGCCAAGGCGGCACACGAGTTGGGTGCCCCCGTCCTCCTCAAGCCGTCAGCGGGTGGTGGCGGCAAGGGCATGCGCCTGGTCCGCGACCTCACCGTCCTGGAGGAGGAGATCGCCGCCGCCCGCCGCGAGGCCCGCGCCTCCTTCGGCGACGACACCCTCCTGGTCGAGCGCTGGGTCGACCGCCCCCGCCACATCGAGATCCAGATCCTGGCCGACGGCCACGGCAACGTCGTCCACCTCGGCGAACGCGAGTGCTCCTTGCAGCGCCGCCACCAGAAGGTCGTGGAGGAGGCACCCAGCGTGCTCCTCGACTCCGCCACCCGCGCGGCGATGGGCGAGGCCGCGGTGCAGGCGGCCCGCTCGTGCGGGTACGCGGGCGCGGGCACGGTCGAGTTCATCGTGCCGGGCAACGACCCGTCGTCGTACTACTTCATGGAGATGAACACCCGCCTCCAAGTGGAGCACCCGGTAACGGAGTTGGTGACCGGCCTCGACCTCGTGGAGTGGCAGCTGCGGGTGGCGGCGGGCGAGCGGCTGCCCTTCGCACAGGACGACATCACCCTCACCGGGCACGCGATCGAGGCCCGCATCTGCGCCGAGACCGTGTCCGTCAAAGAGGGCGCGCGCGGGTTCCTCCCCTCCGGCGGCACCGTCCTGAAACTGAACGAACCCTCGGGCGACGGCATCCGCACCGACTCCGGCCTCTCCGAAGGCACCGAGGTCGGCAGTCTCTACGACCCGATGCTCTCCAAGGTCATCGCCTACGGCCCCGACCGCGCGACCGCCCTCAGGAAACTCCGGGCCGCCCTCGCGGACACGGTGACGCTGGGCGTGCCGACGAACGCCGGTTTCCTACGGCGGCTGCTGGCCCATCCGGCGGTCGTGGCGGGCGAGTTGGACACCGGGCTCGTCGAGCGGGAGGCGGACGGACTGGTGCCCGGTGAGGTACCGGTGGAGGTCTACGCGGCGGCGGCGCTGCTGCGGCACGCGGCGCTCTCGCCCGCGCGGGGCTCCGGCTGGGCCGACCCGTTCGCCGCCACGGACGGCTGGCGGCTGGGCGGGGAGCGGGCCTGGACGGCGCACCCGCTCCAGGTGCCGGGCCACGACCCGGTGACCGTGCGCGTCCGCCGCACACCCGAGGGCGGGACCGAACTACTGCCGGACGGCGCCGAGAAGCCGCTCGACGGGTCCGGCCGGTCCGGGCCCGACGGCCGGTTCGTCCTACGGCTCGACGGACTCGTCCACACCTTCACCGCCCTGCCGGACGGCACCTGGCTGGGCCGGGACGGGGACGCGTGGCAGGTGCGGGACCACGATCCGGTGGCCGCGTCCCTCAGCGGGGCCGACCGGTCCGGTGCCGGTTCGCTGACCGCGCCGATGCCGGGGACGGTGACCGTGGTGAAGGTCGCCGTAGGAGACCAAGTGGCCGCGGGGCAGAGCCTGTTGGTGGTGGAGGCGATGAAGATGGAGCACGTCGTCTCCGCGCCGCACGCCGGCACCGTCGCCGAACTCGATGTGACGCCGGGCGCGACGGTCGCCATGGACCAGGTGCTGGCGGTCGTCACACCTGCGGAGGAGGACCAGTGA
- a CDS encoding carboxyl transferase domain-containing protein: MQEAPELTSAADPASEAWRANEAAHRALGEELRQKLAAARLGGGERARDRHTARGKLLPRDRVDTLLDPGSPFLELAPLAADGMYDGAAPAAGVIAGIGRVSGRECVIVANDATVKGGTYYPMTVKKHLRAQEIALENRLPCIYLVDSGGAFLPMQDEVFPDRDHFGRIFYNQARMSGAGIPQIAAVLGSCTAGGAYVPAMSDEAVIVRNQGTIFLGGPPLVKAATGEVVTAEELGGGDVHARVSGVTDHLAEDDAHALRIVRNIAATLPARGSLPWEVTESVEPKVDPYGIYGAVPVDSRTPYDVREIIARVVDGSRFAEFKAEFGQTLVTGFARVHGHPVGIVANNGILFSESAQKGAHFIELCDQRGIPLVFLQNISGFMVGKDYEAGGIAKHGAKMVTAVACARVPKLTVVVGGSYGAGNYSMCGRAYSPRFLWMWPGAKISVMGGEQAASVLATVKRDQLEGRGESWPAEDEDAFKDPIRQQYERQGNAYYATARLWDDGVIDPTETRQVLGLALTACANAPLGDPQFGVFRM; encoded by the coding sequence ATGCAAGAGGCACCGGAGCTGACGAGCGCGGCCGATCCCGCGTCGGAGGCGTGGCGGGCCAACGAGGCGGCGCACCGCGCGCTGGGCGAGGAACTGCGGCAGAAGCTCGCCGCGGCCCGGCTCGGCGGCGGTGAGCGGGCCCGGGACCGGCACACCGCGCGCGGCAAGCTGCTCCCCCGCGACCGCGTCGACACGCTGCTCGACCCCGGCTCGCCCTTCCTGGAGCTGGCCCCCCTCGCCGCCGACGGGATGTACGACGGGGCCGCCCCCGCCGCCGGTGTCATCGCCGGGATCGGGCGGGTGAGTGGGCGCGAATGCGTGATCGTCGCCAATGACGCCACGGTCAAGGGCGGGACCTACTACCCGATGACCGTGAAGAAGCATCTGCGCGCCCAGGAGATCGCCCTCGAAAACCGCCTCCCCTGTATCTACCTCGTCGACTCCGGGGGCGCGTTTTTGCCCATGCAGGACGAGGTGTTCCCGGACCGGGACCACTTCGGGCGGATCTTCTACAACCAGGCCCGGATGTCGGGGGCCGGGATTCCCCAGATCGCCGCCGTGCTCGGGTCGTGTACCGCCGGAGGCGCCTACGTCCCCGCCATGAGCGACGAAGCCGTCATCGTCCGTAACCAGGGGACGATCTTCCTCGGCGGACCGCCCCTCGTGAAGGCCGCCACCGGCGAGGTCGTCACCGCCGAGGAACTGGGCGGCGGCGACGTCCACGCACGCGTGTCGGGCGTCACCGACCACCTCGCGGAGGACGACGCGCACGCCCTGCGGATCGTCCGGAACATCGCCGCCACACTCCCCGCGCGCGGGTCGCTCCCCTGGGAGGTCACCGAGTCGGTGGAGCCCAAGGTCGACCCGTACGGGATCTACGGCGCCGTCCCCGTCGACTCCCGTACCCCCTACGACGTACGGGAGATCATCGCGCGCGTGGTCGACGGCTCCCGCTTCGCCGAGTTCAAGGCCGAGTTCGGGCAGACCCTGGTCACCGGCTTCGCCCGCGTCCACGGCCACCCCGTCGGCATCGTCGCCAACAACGGCATCCTGTTCTCCGAGTCCGCCCAGAAGGGCGCCCACTTCATCGAGCTGTGCGACCAGCGCGGCATCCCCCTGGTGTTCCTCCAGAACATCTCGGGGTTCATGGTCGGCAAGGACTACGAAGCGGGCGGCATCGCCAAGCACGGCGCCAAGATGGTCACCGCCGTCGCCTGCGCGCGCGTGCCGAAGCTGACGGTCGTCGTCGGCGGCTCGTACGGCGCGGGCAACTACTCGATGTGCGGCCGGGCGTACTCCCCCCGCTTCCTGTGGATGTGGCCCGGCGCCAAGATCTCCGTCATGGGCGGCGAACAGGCCGCGTCGGTCCTCGCGACGGTGAAGCGGGACCAGTTGGAGGGGCGCGGGGAGTCCTGGCCGGCCGAGGACGAGGACGCCTTCAAGGACCCGATCCGGCAGCAGTACGAGCGCCAGGGCAACGCCTACTACGCCACCGCCCGGCTCTGGGACGACGGGGTCATCGACCCGACGGAGACCCGCCAGGTGCTGGGTCTGGCCCTGACCGCCTGTGCCAACGCGCCGCTGGGAGACCCCCAGTTCGGCGTCTTCCGGATGTGA